A genomic region of Ignavibacteria bacterium contains the following coding sequences:
- a CDS encoding T9SS type A sorting domain-containing protein, with product MKRINIIILVLLLFVNLIFAQSGKYAKVRIYINNLSDLNKLIETGVDIDCQLDPKNIDKPEIWVSYDEIKLIQNAGLNLEIVIPDWNAYYNHMKSLEKVEENYFKEKYGIKGFGFGSMGGFYTFNEVVNQLDSMKILYPNLITEKQTIGYSIENRPLWMVKISDNPDLNENEPQVLYTALHHAREPQGMMTVLYYMYYLLEKYGIDPEVTYLVNNREIYFIPVVNPDGYEYNRTTNPNGGGMWRKNRRNNGGSFGVDLNRNYGPYAYWDAPNGGSSTTPSSDTYRGTAPFSEPETATIRDFLLTKGIKACLNYHTYSNLLIYPYGALSRETPDSLIFREFARDMTDFNGYVYGTDQQTVGYSTRGNSDDYMYDGEPVSIRPKIFAMTPEVGSSSDGFWPSQSRIFPLAIENLRPNLYYTWIVGEYPSIASKNIISSSGYIKNGDTVQFVIELKNKGLGNAYNVSLQFESLSPQLTLIGNSLIQLDTLPARTSKTNQSNPLLIKVANNVQNGTKHKIVAKISINGTVLIKDTTSILVGQPTQVFADNFETGTTNWQLMNTWGLTTSTYQSPINSMTDSPVGSYPNNANTYIISSQSIDLTQSNAAMLEFWTKWDIEAGWDFAQVKVSTNNGSTWIPLSGKYTKAGAGKGAQPAGEPGYDGTQSTWVKEEMDLSNFLGYNIKLQFLLKSDGSVTKDGWYIDDIVIKSYQPTSNVVTSTFSTTAGWNLVSVPLVVDDFRKNVLFPTAVSSAYAFNNQYIMKDTLENGVGYWLKFNGDNEHTLSGQDLQSLTINLKQGWNLVGVVNGSVPVTSLTTNPPNIIQSQIYGYQNGYVPVNQLQKGKAYWIKSSQNGTLTMNSVYVKENPENVIYGNLIFINGDGQTSRLKIETSDNYVSYELPPVPPSNVFDVRFEDQSFNSRIENSQIIILSGLIPPIRIKLVDDNSIYKIEDALNGKLTSEILTKNNEAIISQPIDKIIIKKLNKPVYTFNLSQNYPNPFNPTTYITFTLPERTNVKLKIYDVLGNEIVTVIDSELDEGKHTIKFDGTDLSSGIYFYKLITDKFTDVKKMILLK from the coding sequence ATGAAAAGAATTAACATTATCATCTTGGTTTTATTACTTTTCGTTAATTTAATTTTCGCCCAATCTGGAAAATATGCAAAAGTAAGAATCTATATTAACAATCTTTCAGATCTAAATAAATTAATTGAAACTGGTGTTGATATAGATTGTCAACTTGATCCAAAGAATATTGATAAACCTGAAATTTGGGTCTCTTATGATGAAATAAAGTTAATTCAAAACGCTGGTTTAAATCTTGAAATAGTAATTCCAGATTGGAATGCATATTATAACCATATGAAATCACTGGAGAAAGTGGAGGAGAATTACTTCAAAGAAAAATATGGTATTAAAGGTTTTGGATTTGGTTCGATGGGGGGATTTTATACTTTTAATGAAGTTGTAAATCAACTTGATTCAATGAAAATTCTTTATCCAAATTTAATTACAGAAAAACAGACAATTGGATATTCAATTGAAAACCGGCCACTCTGGATGGTTAAAATTTCGGATAATCCTGATTTAAATGAAAATGAACCTCAGGTTCTTTATACAGCTCTTCATCACGCAAGAGAACCACAAGGAATGATGACTGTTCTCTATTATATGTATTATCTTCTTGAAAAGTATGGAATTGATCCTGAAGTTACTTATCTCGTAAATAACCGAGAAATTTACTTTATACCAGTAGTGAATCCTGACGGATATGAGTATAATCGAACCACAAATCCTAACGGCGGTGGAATGTGGAGAAAGAACAGAAGAAATAATGGCGGAAGTTTTGGTGTGGATTTAAATCGCAATTATGGACCTTATGCTTACTGGGATGCACCAAATGGAGGTTCATCTACTACTCCAAGTTCTGATACATATCGTGGAACTGCACCATTTAGCGAACCAGAAACAGCAACGATCCGTGACTTCCTTTTAACAAAAGGAATTAAAGCCTGTTTGAATTATCATACTTATAGTAATCTTTTGATTTATCCTTATGGTGCACTAAGCAGAGAAACTCCCGACTCACTTATTTTCAGAGAATTCGCCAGAGATATGACTGACTTTAACGGTTATGTTTACGGGACTGATCAACAAACTGTTGGATATTCAACTCGTGGAAATTCGGATGATTATATGTACGATGGTGAACCTGTAAGTATAAGACCTAAAATTTTTGCAATGACTCCAGAGGTTGGCAGTTCATCTGATGGTTTCTGGCCCAGTCAATCTAGAATTTTTCCACTTGCAATAGAAAATTTAAGACCTAACCTTTATTATACATGGATAGTTGGGGAATATCCTTCTATTGCATCAAAAAACATTATTTCAAGTTCAGGATATATTAAAAATGGAGATACTGTTCAATTTGTGATTGAATTAAAAAATAAAGGTTTAGGGAATGCATACAATGTTAGTCTCCAATTTGAATCCCTTTCACCTCAATTAACTTTAATAGGAAATTCATTAATTCAATTAGACACTTTACCAGCACGCACATCTAAAACAAATCAATCGAATCCATTACTAATTAAAGTCGCTAACAATGTTCAAAATGGAACAAAACATAAAATCGTTGCCAAGATTTCAATCAATGGGACCGTATTGATTAAAGATACTACTTCAATTTTAGTTGGTCAGCCAACACAAGTTTTCGCGGATAATTTTGAAACGGGAACTACAAATTGGCAATTAATGAATACATGGGGACTAACAACATCAACTTATCAATCACCGATTAATTCAATGACAGACTCGCCAGTTGGTTCCTATCCAAACAATGCCAATACTTATATTATTTCAAGTCAATCAATTGATCTCACTCAATCAAATGCAGCAATGCTTGAGTTCTGGACAAAGTGGGATATTGAAGCTGGCTGGGATTTTGCTCAAGTAAAAGTTTCAACAAACAATGGTTCAACCTGGATACCGCTCAGTGGTAAATATACTAAAGCAGGTGCTGGTAAAGGTGCTCAACCAGCGGGCGAACCTGGTTATGATGGAACGCAATCGACCTGGGTTAAAGAAGAAATGGACTTATCGAATTTTCTTGGTTATAACATCAAACTTCAATTCTTGTTGAAATCTGATGGTTCAGTGACTAAGGATGGATGGTATATTGATGATATTGTTATAAAAAGTTATCAGCCAACTTCTAATGTTGTTACATCAACATTTTCAACTACAGCCGGATGGAATTTGGTTTCTGTTCCACTTGTTGTAGATGATTTTAGAAAAAATGTTTTGTTCCCAACAGCAGTTTCATCAGCTTACGCGTTTAATAATCAGTATATAATGAAAGACACACTCGAGAATGGAGTTGGTTACTGGTTGAAATTTAATGGTGATAATGAACATACTCTTTCAGGTCAGGATTTACAATCACTTACTATCAATCTTAAACAAGGTTGGAATCTGGTCGGTGTTGTTAATGGAAGTGTGCCAGTTACAAGTTTGACAACTAATCCACCAAATATTATTCAAAGCCAAATATATGGATATCAAAATGGTTATGTCCCTGTAAATCAATTGCAAAAAGGAAAGGCTTACTGGATAAAGAGCTCACAAAATGGAACTCTTACAATGAATTCTGTTTATGTAAAAGAAAACCCAGAAAATGTAATTTATGGTAATTTAATCTTCATAAATGGTGATGGACAAACAAGCAGATTGAAAATCGAGACTTCAGATAATTATGTGAGTTATGAATTACCGCCAGTTCCACCATCAAATGTTTTTGATGTGAGATTTGAAGATCAGTCATTCAACTCAAGAATTGAGAATTCACAGATAATAATTTTGTCAGGACTTATTCCACCAATTCGAATTAAGCTCGTCGATGATAACTCAATTTATAAAATTGAAGATGCACTGAATGGTAAACTAACAAGTGAAATATTAACTAAAAATAATGAAGCAATTATCAGTCAACCTATTGATAAGATTATTATTAAGAAATTGAATAAACCTGTCTATACTTTTAATTTAAGTCAGAATTATCCGAATCCTTTCAATCCAACAACTTATATTACATTCACATTACCGGAAAGAACGAATGTGAAATTAAAGATTTATGATGTATTAGGAAATGAAATTGTTACAGTTATTGACTCTGAGTTGGATGAAGGTAAGCACACAATAAAATTCGATGGAACTGATCTTTCATCCGGAATTTATTTTTACAAATTAATCACAGATAAATTCACTGATGTGAAAAAAATGATTCTACTTAAGTAG
- a CDS encoding M20/M25/M40 family metallo-hydrolase has translation MFRGIFKSLIFILIFTFSVYGQSPQIIQLVNKVNKDSLSLFIRQLSGDTSCVIGGAPYTIVSRHKNQPGNDKAAQFIYEKFQSYGLQVQYESFSSTGKNVIATKQGLNDSQAYFVICAHYDDMPSGTTAPGADDNASGTATVLELARVFSQYNFNYTIKFICFDEEEQGLIGSNYYATQARNRNDSIIGVINLDMTAYDANNDGMVDVHSNSVANTSQIANEWINNIYQYGVNLTPRTVASQPYSDHYSFQQKNYGAILVIEYDLEFNPRYHTVNDKFQYLNMDYATKIAKVTAATAAEYAQIQSANIVNLFTSSGWNLISIPIKPQDGRKSVLFPSAVSYAYSYDNFYVISDTLNIGKGYWLKFNAAQSHQLQGQLVNQLQIPVKAGWNLIGTLNSNISTSSISTQPPNIISSLFYEYNGSYSPSNVLNPGKGYWVKCSQNGYINLVSSFTKIFDDAAFEIKNYDYELNFISNEKTMKLYLLSFNTDKEKFELPPVPPAGSFDVRFSNNSFVEQTGEDEKIININSNNPLTLQLRSNKTEPLLISYNSSGIEKQLILSPHERILLDENVSLIKLKRISLPQQLILYQNYPNPFNPTTQIKFYLPTDGLVEVNIYNLQGQLIQSLINEKLDGGFHSLQFDGSKLSSGLYFYELKFGQQRLIQKMLLVK, from the coding sequence AAATAAAGTAAACAAAGATAGTTTATCATTGTTCATCAGACAGCTGTCAGGAGATACATCTTGTGTAATTGGAGGTGCACCATATACAATTGTGTCAAGACATAAGAATCAACCCGGTAATGATAAGGCAGCACAGTTTATTTATGAAAAATTTCAATCTTATGGTTTACAGGTTCAGTATGAATCTTTCAGTTCTACTGGTAAAAATGTAATTGCGACGAAGCAAGGACTAAATGATTCTCAGGCATATTTTGTAATATGTGCACATTATGATGATATGCCTTCGGGTACGACTGCTCCTGGAGCCGATGATAATGCCAGTGGAACAGCAACGGTCTTAGAGCTTGCGAGAGTATTTTCTCAATATAATTTTAATTATACAATAAAATTTATTTGCTTCGATGAGGAAGAGCAGGGTTTAATTGGAAGTAATTATTATGCAACGCAGGCAAGAAATAGAAATGATTCAATTATTGGTGTGATTAATCTTGATATGACTGCATATGACGCAAATAACGATGGAATGGTCGATGTTCATTCTAACAGCGTTGCTAATACATCACAAATTGCAAATGAGTGGATTAATAATATTTATCAGTATGGTGTAAATCTTACTCCGAGAACAGTTGCATCTCAACCTTACAGTGATCATTACAGTTTTCAACAGAAAAATTATGGTGCAATTTTAGTTATTGAATATGATTTAGAATTCAATCCAAGATATCATACTGTTAATGATAAATTTCAATATCTGAATATGGATTATGCGACTAAGATCGCAAAAGTTACGGCAGCAACAGCCGCTGAATATGCTCAAATACAATCTGCCAATATTGTGAATCTGTTTACTTCTTCGGGCTGGAATTTAATTTCTATTCCTATAAAACCTCAAGATGGAAGAAAATCTGTCTTATTCCCAAGTGCTGTATCTTACGCTTATTCGTATGATAATTTTTATGTCATATCAGATACATTGAATATTGGCAAAGGTTATTGGTTAAAATTTAATGCGGCACAATCACACCAATTACAGGGACAATTAGTTAATCAATTGCAGATTCCGGTTAAAGCAGGTTGGAATTTAATTGGTACCTTGAACAGCAATATTTCTACTTCATCAATATCAACACAGCCACCGAATATCATCTCTAGTTTATTCTACGAGTATAATGGTTCATATTCACCATCTAATGTTTTAAATCCAGGTAAAGGTTATTGGGTTAAATGTTCTCAGAATGGTTATATAAATCTTGTTAGTAGTTTTACCAAAATATTTGACGATGCAGCTTTTGAGATTAAAAATTATGATTATGAATTGAATTTTATCTCCAATGAAAAAACAATGAAACTTTACTTACTGTCTTTTAATACAGATAAGGAAAAATTTGAACTTCCGCCTGTCCCACCTGCTGGAAGTTTTGATGTTAGATTTTCAAATAATTCATTTGTTGAACAAACAGGCGAAGATGAAAAGATTATTAACATAAACAGCAATAATCCATTAACGCTTCAGTTGAGATCGAATAAAACAGAACCTTTGTTAATAAGTTATAATAGTTCTGGTATTGAAAAACAATTGATTTTATCTCCTCACGAAAGAATTTTACTGGATGAAAATGTAAGTTTAATTAAATTAAAAAGAATTTCTTTACCGCAACAATTGATCTTATATCAGAATTATCCTAATCCATTTAATCCAACAACACAGATAAAGTTTTATTTACCAACTGATGGTCTGGTTGAAGTAAATATCTATAATTTACAAGGTCAGTTGATACAATCATTAATAAATGAAAAACTTGATGGTGGCTTCCATTCATTGCAGTTTGATGGCAGCAAGCTTTCATCTGGCTTGTATTTTTATGAACTTAAATTTGGTCAACAAAGACTTATACAAAAAATGTTGCTTGTAAAATAA
- a CDS encoding T9SS type A sorting domain-containing protein — MVVQMKKIIFLISVIASTVFAQFPNIRVSQPSSTDPNETSIAINPLDTLNLVAGANIRYYYYSTDGGYTWFQGNLSSPLGVWGDPCVVFDLNGHCYFGHLSNPSSGGYWIDRIVVQKSTNKGISWSSGVGIGYNPPTRNQDKEWLAVDWTNSSYRNNIYMAWTEFDSYGSSNPQDSSRILFSRSTDGGATWSAPVRVSDKGGDCIDEDNTVEGAVPAIGPNGEVYLAWAGPLGLVFDKSTDGGLSWGIDKVITSIPGGWDFNVPGIYRCNGLPVTACDISNSPYRGTIYVNWSDQRNGTNNTDIFLVKSTDGGNTWSQPKKVNQDNTQTHQFFTWMTVDPATGYLYFVYYDRRTYTDNRTDVYLARSTDGGETFTEFKISQSPFTPTSSIFFGDYTGITALNGKVYPIWTRLENNQRSVWIAIFQDTIKTLPTTSFSLTEGWNLLSVPLKKQNMFYKDLFPASNSYAYNYQNGYQKVDTLEVGRGYWLKFPAAQNVTIQGLNLNEITIPINAGWNLVGGLNGIIPVTSIQTNPPGILTSPFYEYNAGYQTSSQITKGKGYWIKSASAGEIILNLSGLVRGNINEDFEIEKIASIEISDKNNSMRLFVTDKVVNKEFLELPPLPPSNIFDIRFDDNTNVMFKSERRLVRIQSESSTAILNYKSFNDVYLKIIFLDGKELLVKSDERISIDLTKNKEFYLEILDKLSNAQKEKENFFVSEVFPNPFNSTTKIRIYIPQEVGEDNKFFAEIRIYNLLGELVSHNSKVATSGYNEFRVEFNEQKVSSGLYFCEVIIQDLKKNLIHRELKKLNYIK, encoded by the coding sequence ATGGTCGTACAGATGAAAAAAATTATCTTTTTAATCTCTGTAATTGCTTCAACTGTTTTTGCGCAATTTCCAAATATCAGAGTGAGTCAACCATCAAGCACGGATCCAAATGAGACAAGCATTGCAATAAATCCACTCGATACACTGAATCTTGTCGCAGGTGCGAACATTCGTTATTACTATTACTCCACAGATGGAGGTTATACATGGTTTCAAGGAAATCTATCATCACCGCTTGGTGTTTGGGGTGATCCATGTGTAGTTTTTGATTTGAATGGACATTGTTACTTTGGACATTTATCAAATCCATCAAGTGGTGGGTATTGGATAGATAGAATTGTTGTTCAGAAGTCAACAAATAAAGGAATTTCGTGGTCGAGTGGTGTTGGAATTGGTTACAATCCACCAACTAGAAATCAAGATAAAGAATGGCTGGCAGTCGATTGGACAAATAGCTCATACCGAAATAATATTTATATGGCCTGGACAGAATTTGACTCTTATGGAAGTTCGAACCCACAAGATAGCTCACGAATTTTATTTTCGAGATCAACCGACGGCGGAGCAACTTGGTCTGCTCCCGTGAGAGTAAGTGATAAAGGCGGAGATTGTATAGATGAGGACAATACAGTTGAAGGAGCAGTTCCAGCCATTGGACCCAATGGCGAAGTTTATCTTGCTTGGGCTGGTCCTCTTGGATTAGTCTTTGATAAATCAACTGACGGCGGTTTAAGCTGGGGAATTGATAAAGTTATTACCTCAATTCCAGGAGGCTGGGACTTTAATGTTCCTGGAATATATCGCTGTAATGGACTTCCCGTAACTGCTTGTGATATAAGTAATTCACCTTATCGAGGAACGATTTATGTTAATTGGTCAGATCAGAGAAACGGAACTAACAATACAGATATCTTCCTTGTAAAGTCTACTGATGGAGGAAATACATGGAGTCAACCAAAAAAAGTAAATCAAGATAATACTCAGACACATCAGTTCTTTACCTGGATGACAGTTGATCCTGCCACGGGCTATCTTTATTTCGTCTACTACGATAGAAGAACTTATACAGATAATCGAACAGATGTATATCTGGCACGCTCCACTGATGGAGGAGAAACTTTTACAGAATTTAAAATATCTCAATCGCCATTTACTCCAACTTCATCAATCTTTTTTGGTGATTACACTGGAATTACCGCACTAAATGGTAAGGTTTATCCAATATGGACAAGGTTGGAAAATAATCAGAGAAGTGTCTGGATTGCAATCTTTCAAGATACAATTAAAACTTTACCAACAACTTCTTTCTCATTAACTGAAGGTTGGAATTTGCTTTCTGTTCCTTTGAAAAAACAAAATATGTTTTACAAAGATTTATTCCCTGCTTCTAATTCTTATGCTTATAATTATCAAAACGGTTATCAGAAAGTAGATACACTTGAAGTCGGAAGGGGATATTGGTTAAAATTCCCTGCTGCTCAAAATGTTACAATACAAGGTTTGAACTTAAATGAAATCACAATTCCAATTAATGCCGGCTGGAATTTGGTCGGTGGATTAAATGGTATAATCCCTGTTACTTCAATTCAGACTAATCCTCCTGGAATATTAACTTCTCCATTTTATGAATACAATGCAGGTTATCAGACATCTAGCCAAATCACAAAAGGAAAGGGATACTGGATAAAGTCAGCATCAGCTGGTGAAATTATTTTGAATCTTTCTGGATTGGTAAGGGGCAACATAAATGAAGATTTTGAGATTGAGAAAATTGCTTCAATTGAAATTTCAGACAAAAATAATTCGATGAGATTATTTGTTACTGATAAAGTTGTTAATAAAGAATTTTTAGAATTACCGCCTCTGCCTCCTTCAAATATTTTTGATATTAGATTTGATGATAATACAAATGTGATGTTTAAATCTGAAAGAAGATTGGTTCGAATTCAAAGTGAGAGTTCTACAGCGATATTAAATTACAAATCATTTAATGATGTGTATTTGAAAATTATTTTTCTGGATGGGAAAGAATTATTAGTTAAAAGTGACGAAAGAATATCAATCGATCTCACGAAGAATAAAGAATTCTATCTTGAGATTTTAGATAAACTTTCTAATGCACAAAAAGAGAAAGAAAACTTTTTCGTAAGTGAAGTTTTTCCTAATCCATTTAATTCTACAACTAAAATCAGAATTTACATTCCTCAAGAAGTCGGTGAAGACAATAAATTTTTCGCAGAGATTAGAATTTATAATTTGCTCGGTGAATTGGTAAGTCACAATTCAAAAGTTGCAACTTCTGGTTATAACGAATTCAGAGTTGAATTTAATGAACAAAAAGTTTCGTCAGGTTTGTATTTTTGTGAAGTGATCATTCAGGATTTAAAGAAGAATTTAATTCATAGAGAGCTGAAGAAACTAAACTATATCAAATGA
- a CDS encoding T9SS type A sorting domain-containing protein: MKHLFLLLNFILISNLFSQEIQIPKGSKYCYEKKINQQSLVQFNLMSPPPTHSFDVLDYKLDIDIYNCFLSPYPKNFSGIEVITIKADSTINSVKLDASNSSLIIDGVGLAGVNFTHNSNVLNINLNRTYMPGEIFQVQVKYRHQNVSDGAFYVSGGFVFTDCEPEGARNWFPCWDKPYDKATWNLKAKTPANVLLGSNGRLADSIKVGDTIYYNWISRDPIATYLMVISARVSYKLDIIYWTKPSTNEQIPIRFYYNPNESVASIKPKVLQMINHYSNLFGEHPFEKNGFATLNSQFSWGGMENQTLTSLCPNCWSENLISHEFAHQWFGDMITCATWADIWLNEGFATYCEALWYEYTSGYSAYKSDINSDKNSYMSGNPGWPIYNPQWAITTPDINTLFNYAITYAKGACVLHMLRYTLGDSTFFHLIKSYATDLRYKFKSITTADFVNLVNEVTNQDLSWFFNEWIYSPNHPIYQNTYSISSAGNGNWFVSFTAKQTQTNTVFFKMPIVIKVSFSSGPDTLIRVFNDRNNQTFSFMFNRQPVSLTFDPNDDIVLKSATTTQTTTLCREVNVNEGWNILSVPLNSNIFSTSGLFPTAISPAYGYSNGYFVSDTLLLGRGYWLKFSSSQSIPVCGSASTINSVQVKTGWNMIGVYDKNVNVSNITSTPPDIILTPFYGFENGYVVSTTLNVGKGYWVKASQNGVINFNTTAKNVITKSQFDEGLTKLVFSDANGYKQTLYFTDENFNKEKFELPPSPPYSVSDIRFIDDCLLSRNGESNYIKLQSIVYPLKIELVGAVNSLKQLILVDELNNESYYLNSSSPLILSKPVEQLKVEFEGIPSTFKVYQNYPNPFNSQTNIRFELPESGHVKFSLINSLGQRLLNLDREFTQPGVYTERFLFDGMSAGVYFVEINFKSSTQRIKCIYIK; the protein is encoded by the coding sequence TTGAAGCATCTATTTTTACTGCTAAATTTTATTTTGATTTCCAATCTTTTTTCTCAAGAGATTCAAATTCCAAAAGGTTCAAAATATTGTTATGAAAAGAAAATAAATCAGCAAAGTCTGGTCCAATTTAATTTAATGAGTCCACCACCAACTCATTCCTTTGATGTGCTTGATTATAAGTTAGATATAGATATTTATAATTGTTTTTTAAGCCCGTATCCTAAAAATTTTAGTGGGATTGAAGTTATCACAATTAAAGCAGATTCAACAATAAATTCTGTTAAACTTGATGCCTCTAATTCTTCACTGATTATTGATGGAGTTGGTCTGGCGGGAGTTAACTTCACTCATAATTCAAATGTATTAAATATAAATTTAAATCGAACTTATATGCCTGGAGAAATATTTCAGGTTCAAGTAAAATATCGGCATCAGAATGTAAGTGACGGTGCATTTTATGTTTCAGGTGGATTTGTTTTTACTGATTGTGAACCAGAAGGTGCGAGAAATTGGTTCCCATGCTGGGATAAACCATATGATAAAGCAACCTGGAATTTGAAAGCAAAAACCCCAGCCAATGTTTTATTAGGGTCAAATGGCAGACTTGCAGATTCGATAAAAGTTGGTGATACAATTTATTATAATTGGATAAGCAGAGATCCAATTGCTACCTATTTAATGGTTATTTCAGCAAGGGTGAGTTACAAACTTGATATTATTTACTGGACAAAACCTTCAACAAATGAGCAAATACCCATTAGATTTTATTACAATCCAAATGAATCAGTTGCGTCGATAAAACCCAAAGTTCTTCAGATGATAAATCATTATTCTAATCTTTTTGGTGAACATCCTTTCGAAAAAAATGGTTTCGCTACATTGAACAGTCAATTTTCTTGGGGAGGAATGGAAAACCAAACGCTTACAAGTTTATGTCCGAATTGCTGGAGTGAAAATTTAATCTCTCACGAATTTGCTCATCAATGGTTTGGAGACATGATTACTTGCGCAACCTGGGCTGATATCTGGTTGAATGAAGGATTTGCGACATATTGTGAAGCTTTATGGTATGAATATACTTCAGGTTACTCAGCTTATAAATCTGATATCAATTCGGATAAAAATTCTTATATGTCTGGAAATCCAGGCTGGCCTATTTATAATCCTCAATGGGCAATTACAACTCCTGATATAAATACTTTATTTAATTATGCGATTACTTATGCTAAAGGTGCTTGTGTTTTACATATGTTAAGATATACACTTGGTGATTCCACTTTCTTCCATTTAATTAAGTCTTACGCAACAGATCTAAGATATAAGTTTAAATCAATTACAACTGCAGACTTCGTTAATCTTGTAAATGAAGTGACCAATCAGGATTTATCCTGGTTCTTTAACGAATGGATATACTCTCCTAATCATCCAATTTATCAAAATACTTACAGCATCTCTTCGGCAGGAAATGGTAATTGGTTCGTATCTTTTACAGCTAAACAAACTCAGACAAACACTGTATTTTTTAAGATGCCAATTGTTATAAAAGTATCGTTCAGTTCTGGTCCTGATACATTGATTAGAGTTTTTAATGATCGAAATAATCAAACTTTTAGCTTTATGTTTAATCGTCAACCAGTAAGTCTAACATTTGATCCTAATGATGATATAGTCTTAAAAAGTGCAACTACTACACAAACAACAACACTTTGTCGGGAAGTTAATGTAAATGAAGGCTGGAATATTTTATCAGTCCCATTGAATTCAAATATATTCTCGACATCTGGACTCTTTCCAACAGCAATTTCACCAGCTTATGGTTATTCAAATGGTTATTTTGTTTCTGACACTCTGCTCTTAGGTAGAGGTTATTGGTTGAAATTTTCGTCAAGTCAATCAATCCCTGTATGCGGCAGTGCATCCACAATCAATAGTGTACAGGTAAAAACAGGCTGGAATATGATTGGTGTTTACGATAAAAATGTCAATGTCTCTAATATTACATCTACACCACCTGATATAATTCTAACACCGTTCTATGGATTTGAAAATGGTTATGTAGTTTCAACCACACTAAATGTCGGGAAAGGATATTGGGTTAAGGCTTCACAGAACGGAGTAATTAACTTCAACACAACTGCGAAGAATGTTATAACCAAAAGTCAGTTCGATGAAGGTTTGACTAAATTAGTTTTCAGCGATGCAAATGGGTATAAGCAAACTCTTTACTTCACCGACGAAAATTTCAATAAAGAAAAATTTGAATTGCCACCTTCACCACCTTACTCAGTAAGTGATATTAGATTTATTGATGATTGTCTGCTCAGCAGAAATGGTGAATCGAATTATATAAAATTGCAATCAATTGTTTATCCATTAAAAATAGAATTAGTTGGTGCTGTAAATAGTCTCAAACAGCTAATATTGGTGGACGAATTAAATAATGAAAGTTATTATCTAAATTCATCATCACCACTTATTTTGAGTAAACCGGTTGAGCAATTAAAAGTAGAGTTTGAGGGAATTCCATCTACATTTAAAGTATATCAAAATTATCCTAATCCTTTTAATTCACAAACCAACATTCGTTTTGAATTACCCGAATCTGGACATGTTAAATTTTCTTTAATAAACTCATTGGGACAAAGGCTCTTGAACTTAGATAGAGAATTCACACAACCGGGTGTTTACACAGAAAGATTTTTGTTTGATGGGATGTCAGCGGGAGTTTATTTTGTTGAAATAAACTTTAAATCTTCAACTCAAAGAATTAAATGTATTTACATTAAATAA